In Caminicella sporogenes DSM 14501, a genomic segment contains:
- a CDS encoding Holliday junction resolvase RecU yields MTSWRSLGHRGDATEDIINATNKYYELHEVAVVNKMPVPIKVIEIESSIIKKAFFEEKSTVDYYGIVQGIPIVFDAKETEKKSLPLQNIHLHQIEYMKKVRKQNGLAFLIVHFKYYGEFILIPIEVIDYYYEKSFNGGRKSIPYLELDKNFIIEFKNGILHYLDTLNIYLEYIDKNKFAKYL; encoded by the coding sequence ATGACTAGTTGGAGAAGTCTTGGACATAGAGGAGATGCTACAGAAGATATAATAAATGCTACTAATAAATACTATGAGCTTCATGAAGTAGCTGTTGTAAATAAAATGCCTGTTCCTATTAAAGTGATTGAAATAGAAAGTTCTATAATAAAAAAAGCTTTTTTTGAAGAAAAATCAACGGTAGATTATTATGGTATTGTTCAAGGAATACCTATAGTTTTTGATGCAAAGGAAACGGAGAAAAAGAGTTTGCCACTGCAAAATATACATTTACATCAAATTGAATATATGAAGAAAGTAAGAAAACAAAATGGTTTAGCTTTTTTAATAGTACATTTTAAATATTATGGAGAATTTATTTTAATACCTATAGAAGTTATAGATTATTATTATGAAAAAAGTTTTAATGGCGGAAGAAAATCTATTCCATATTTAGAACTCGATAAGAATTTTATTATTGAGTTTAAAAATGGAATACTTCATTATTTAGATACTTTAAATATATATTTGGAATATATTGACAAAAATAAATTTGCTAAGTATTTGTAG
- a CDS encoding EamA family transporter produces the protein MYHFSMILVIIASVFYHICQKSINENANPIVSMIATYGVALILSLFSIFFFPSKNIINSFKELNWASYILGISIFALEIGYLLVYRSGWNINVAAFFTNVITTIVLIFIGILFFKEKLTVTNVIGIVLSILGFILMKK, from the coding sequence ATGTACCATTTTTCAATGATACTAGTAATTATAGCTTCTGTTTTCTATCATATATGTCAAAAATCTATCAATGAAAATGCGAATCCAATTGTATCAATGATTGCAACTTATGGAGTTGCATTAATTTTATCTTTATTTTCAATTTTCTTTTTTCCAAGTAAAAATATTATAAATTCATTTAAAGAATTAAATTGGGCAAGTTATATATTGGGGATTTCTATTTTTGCATTAGAAATAGGATATTTATTAGTATATAGAAGTGGATGGAATATTAATGTTGCAGCTTTTTTTACAAATGTTATTACTACTATAGTTTTAATATTTATAGGAATATTGTTTTTTAAAGAGAAGTTAACTGTTACAAATGTTATAGGAATAGTACTTAGTATTTTGGGATTTATTTTAATGAAGAAATAA
- a CDS encoding FAD:protein FMN transferase, giving the protein MKNYNKYKKNFMILLSIFLTLIIFSSCTINKINSNIQLTSRTGFFLGTVVTIKLYDNKNTENILDLAFDKIKEIEKKMTINAENSEVIKINSFAGKNFVKVSNDTFYVIKKGKSYSQLSKGRFDISIGPIVKLWNIGTENARVPSQSEINSKLDLVNYNDIILDESKKSIMLKKEGMILDLGGIAKGYAADTIVEILKKHNIKSAIIDLGGNIFAYGNKPDGSKWNIAIQNPFSSRGNYIGIVSVKNKAVVTSGIYERFLEKNGKRYHHILDPKTGYPVENNLASVSIIADKSIDADSLSTSAFALGLEKGLDFIEHIKNTEAIFVTKNSKIYITSGLKNNFKLSNNEFNLMN; this is encoded by the coding sequence ATGAAAAATTATAATAAATATAAAAAAAATTTTATGATTTTATTATCTATATTCCTAACCTTAATAATATTTTCATCTTGCACAATAAATAAAATCAATTCAAATATACAGCTAACTTCAAGAACTGGTTTCTTTTTAGGAACTGTTGTTACTATTAAACTTTATGACAATAAAAATACTGAAAACATACTCGATTTAGCATTTGACAAAATTAAAGAAATTGAAAAGAAAATGACTATAAATGCTGAAAATAGCGAAGTAATAAAAATAAACTCTTTTGCCGGTAAAAATTTCGTTAAAGTATCCAATGATACCTTTTATGTCATAAAAAAAGGAAAATCTTATTCCCAGCTTTCTAAAGGTAGATTTGATATATCCATAGGTCCTATAGTTAAACTTTGGAATATCGGTACAGAAAATGCTCGTGTACCATCTCAATCAGAAATAAATTCTAAATTAGATTTAGTAAATTACAACGATATAATTCTCGATGAATCAAAAAAAAGCATTATGCTAAAAAAAGAAGGAATGATTTTAGACCTCGGTGGAATTGCTAAAGGTTATGCAGCTGATACCATAGTAGAAATTTTAAAAAAACATAACATTAAAAGTGCAATAATAGACCTCGGCGGAAACATATTTGCATATGGAAATAAACCTGATGGAAGTAAATGGAATATAGCTATTCAAAATCCTTTTTCTTCAAGAGGCAATTATATAGGTATAGTAAGTGTTAAAAACAAAGCTGTTGTTACTTCTGGAATTTATGAAAGATTTTTAGAAAAAAATGGCAAGAGATACCATCATATTTTAGACCCAAAAACTGGATACCCTGTTGAAAACAATCTTGCAAGTGTATCAATAATAGCAGATAAATCAATAGACGCTGACTCACTATCTACTTCTGCCTTTGCTTTGGGGCTTGAAAAAGGATTAGATTTTATTGAACATATAAAAAACACAGAAGCTATATTTGTTACAAAAAACTCTAAAATTTATATAACTTCAGGATTAAAAAATAACTTCAAATTAAGTAATAATGAATTTAATTTAATGAATTAA
- a CDS encoding NusG domain II-containing protein translates to MKRLDVFIIALVIIVSLTSLQIFKTRFNKNFYEKYVEIKVDGKIFKTMPLNNDNQKVFTIKTDLGTNVVKIEKGKVSIIEADCRDKICVKDGPIEKPGEMLVCLPHKLVIEIKGKKALKAEVDEISY, encoded by the coding sequence ATGAAGCGTTTAGATGTATTTATAATAGCTTTAGTTATTATAGTTTCTCTGACTTCTTTGCAGATATTCAAAACAAGATTTAATAAAAATTTTTATGAAAAGTATGTAGAGATAAAAGTAGATGGAAAGATTTTCAAGACTATGCCATTAAATAATGATAATCAAAAAGTGTTTACAATAAAAACTGATTTAGGTACGAATGTAGTAAAAATTGAAAAGGGAAAAGTATCTATTATAGAAGCAGATTGTAGAGATAAAATATGTGTTAAGGATGGACCAATTGAAAAACCGGGTGAAATGCTTGTATGTCTTCCGCACAAATTGGTTATTGAAATAAAAGGCAAAAAAGCCTTAAAAGCGGAAGTAGATGAAATTTCATATTAA
- a CDS encoding TIM barrel protein encodes MKLGFTFDEKILDKIKFQDLIFKAKKTNISSIELSPDKNVLPIDTYVEISSYCKKLNIDVNFHIPYFAHDYLYEIMNFKEYKKDLIKKYEEFLYIVEKIQNKTCNIPIIVIHGAKYINPEKFNEGMYNTLIFLDWILNFIEKKNISIKLALETLSKNTERTIGDTRKEVIEIMKKFKSNLLGICWDISHDSTNYYPGKVPFDDEFYKHIFYCHIHGVNIAKSISHISIQKSTIDFSKSINHLKQNKFEGIINLELLTKFCGKSYLDDLFNDINYLQNIL; translated from the coding sequence ATGAAACTAGGTTTCACTTTTGACGAAAAAATACTTGATAAAATTAAATTTCAAGATTTAATTTTTAAAGCTAAAAAAACAAATATATCGAGTATTGAATTAAGTCCTGATAAAAATGTTTTACCCATTGATACTTATGTCGAAATCTCCTCTTACTGTAAAAAGTTAAATATAGATGTAAATTTTCATATTCCTTATTTTGCACATGATTATCTATATGAAATAATGAATTTTAAGGAATATAAAAAAGATTTAATAAAAAAATACGAAGAATTTCTTTATATTGTAGAAAAAATTCAAAATAAAACTTGTAATATTCCTATAATAGTTATACATGGAGCTAAATATATTAATCCTGAAAAATTTAATGAAGGAATGTATAATACTTTAATCTTTTTAGATTGGATACTCAATTTTATTGAAAAGAAAAACATATCAATAAAACTTGCCTTAGAAACTTTAAGTAAAAATACAGAAAGAACTATTGGAGATACTAGAAAAGAGGTAATTGAAATAATGAAAAAATTTAAAAGCAATTTACTTGGTATATGTTGGGATATAAGTCATGATTCTACAAATTATTACCCGGGAAAAGTTCCCTTTGATGATGAATTTTATAAACATATTTTTTATTGTCATATTCATGGAGTAAATATAGCTAAATCAATATCTCATATATCAATACAAAAAAGTACAATTGATTTTTCTAAAAGCATTAATCATTTAAAACAAAACAAATTTGAAGGTATAATAAATTTAGAATTGCTTACAAAGTTTTGTGGAAAAAGTTATTTAGATGACTTATTTAACGATATAAATTATCTGCAAAACATTCTTTAA
- a CDS encoding anthranilate synthase component II has translation MILMIDNYDSFTYNLVQYLECLKEEVLVYRNDEITLKEIEKIAPDMIVLSPGPCTPNEAGICIDLVKKFKGQIPILGICLGHQTIGQVFGAKILKAVRPVHGKVYPIIHNNKGVFRGLKNPLNVTRYHSLIVDKVSLPDCFEITAETSEGEIMGIRHKEYLIEGVQFHPEAILTEMGMELLENFLKSAKDFKVSR, from the coding sequence TTGATTTTAATGATAGACAATTATGATTCATTTACTTATAATCTAGTACAGTATTTAGAATGTCTTAAAGAAGAAGTATTGGTATATAGAAATGATGAAATAACCTTAAAAGAGATAGAAAAAATTGCTCCAGATATGATAGTTTTATCTCCCGGTCCATGTACTCCAAATGAGGCAGGAATTTGTATAGATTTAGTTAAAAAGTTTAAAGGACAAATACCTATTTTAGGTATTTGTTTGGGACATCAGACTATTGGACAAGTTTTTGGAGCAAAAATTTTAAAAGCAGTTAGACCGGTACATGGGAAAGTTTATCCAATTATACATAATAATAAAGGAGTTTTTAGAGGACTTAAAAATCCGTTAAATGTAACTAGATACCATTCATTAATTGTAGATAAGGTTTCGCTGCCTGATTGTTTTGAAATAACAGCAGAGACATCTGAAGGAGAGATAATGGGAATAAGGCATAAAGAATATTTAATTGAGGGAGTTCAATTTCATCCAGAAGCTATATTGACTGAAATGGGTATGGAACTTTTGGAAAATTTTTTAAAGTCAGCAAAAGATTTTAAGGTAAGCAGGTGA
- the pabB gene encoding aminodeoxychorismate synthase component I: MKKVLIKEIKTELNSFDIYSIFKDKSYSFFLDSGMDYEKLGQYSFIGFDPFLVFKSKSDDIQIIKKDKTINIKGNPLDKLKELLAEYKIDYNTDLPFVGGAVGYFSYDLCHHIEKFPRTAVDDIKIPDCFLGFYDGVVIIDHKNNRVYIASLGIKDDANKVVDEIFQKIENGKVVDFELKSSKEKKFISNFTRDDYIKAVNKIKDYIRAGDIYQANFTQRFECELDMTPYELYAKLRNINPAPFASFIDFGEGYIVSSSPERFIKIKDRIIETRPIKGTRPRGKTTEEDKRNREELLSSEKDKAELLMIVDLERNDLGKISKTGTVKVTELFHLEEYATVYHLVSTIIGEMKEDSDIIDVLKATFPGGSITGAPKIRAMEIIDELEPTQRNVYTGSIGYIGFNGDADLNIVIRTIVCKDNKAYFQVGGGIVWDSDPELEYEESLHKAKALMRALNS; encoded by the coding sequence ATGAAGAAAGTTTTAATAAAAGAAATAAAGACAGAGCTTAATAGTTTTGATATATATTCTATCTTTAAAGATAAAAGTTATAGTTTTTTTCTTGATAGTGGTATGGATTATGAAAAGCTTGGACAGTATTCTTTTATTGGTTTTGACCCGTTTTTAGTTTTTAAAAGTAAAAGTGATGATATACAAATTATCAAAAAAGATAAGACAATTAATATAAAAGGTAATCCACTTGATAAACTTAAAGAGTTATTGGCTGAATATAAAATAGATTATAATACGGATTTACCTTTTGTAGGTGGTGCTGTAGGCTATTTTAGTTATGATTTATGTCATCATATAGAAAAATTTCCTAGGACAGCAGTAGATGATATTAAAATTCCAGATTGTTTTTTAGGTTTTTATGATGGGGTAGTAATCATTGACCATAAAAATAATAGAGTATACATTGCTTCTTTAGGAATTAAAGATGATGCAAATAAAGTTGTAGATGAAATATTTCAGAAAATTGAGAATGGAAAAGTAGTAGATTTTGAATTAAAATCTAGTAAAGAGAAAAAATTTATATCAAACTTTACAAGAGATGATTACATAAAAGCTGTAAATAAAATTAAAGATTATATAAGGGCTGGAGATATTTATCAAGCTAATTTTACTCAAAGATTTGAATGTGAGTTAGATATGACTCCTTATGAACTCTATGCAAAACTTAGAAATATCAATCCTGCTCCATTTGCAAGTTTTATTGATTTTGGAGAGGGATATATAGTGAGCAGTTCTCCTGAAAGATTTATAAAAATAAAGGATAGGATAATTGAAACAAGACCTATAAAAGGAACTAGACCGAGAGGAAAAACAACTGAGGAAGATAAAAGAAATAGAGAAGAACTTTTGTCAAGTGAGAAAGATAAAGCTGAACTGCTAATGATAGTAGACCTTGAAAGAAATGATTTGGGAAAAATATCGAAAACTGGAACTGTAAAGGTAACAGAACTTTTTCACTTAGAAGAATATGCTACAGTATATCATTTGGTTTCTACAATTATTGGAGAAATGAAGGAAGATAGTGATATTATAGATGTTTTAAAAGCTACTTTTCCCGGAGGTTCTATAACTGGAGCTCCTAAAATTCGTGCTATGGAAATAATAGATGAATTAGAACCAACTCAGAGGAATGTATATACAGGGTCAATAGGTTATATAGGTTTTAATGGAGATGCAGATTTGAATATAGTTATAAGAACTATAGTGTGTAAAGATAATAAAGCTTATTTTCAAGTAGGTGGAGGAATAGTATGGGATTCTGACCCAGAACTTGAATATGAAGAAAGTCTTCATAAAGCAAAAGCTTTAATGAGAGCATTAAATAGTTAA
- a CDS encoding aminotransferase class IV: MYVFFDGKIINDEKINISSMSESILYGYGLFETIKVCRGKMYFFDEHINRMKAGCKLIDLDFMLDIKNIKMSCEEIIKANELKFGAIRISYLKNNESYYILITVRNNIYTEDIYDKGFKLCFSNIKRNPYSPIVKVKSNNYIENILARKKAHDRGYNEALFLNVYDKICEGTVSNIFFIKDKEIYTPSLKCGILEGIVRDKVIEIVQNLNIKINFGEYEKDMLYEADEIFLTNSLMDIMPVSEIEGRKINLKNNKITRLLMKELQNLYR; the protein is encoded by the coding sequence ATGTATGTATTTTTTGATGGAAAAATTATTAATGATGAAAAAATTAATATTTCTTCAATGAGTGAGTCTATTTTATATGGATATGGTTTATTTGAAACGATAAAAGTGTGCAGAGGAAAAATGTATTTTTTTGATGAACATATAAATAGAATGAAGGCTGGATGTAAATTAATAGATTTAGATTTTATGCTGGATATTAAAAATATAAAAATGAGTTGTGAGGAAATTATAAAAGCTAACGAATTAAAGTTTGGAGCTATAAGAATATCGTATTTAAAGAATAATGAGAGCTATTATATTTTGATTACAGTAAGAAATAATATTTATACCGAGGATATCTATGATAAAGGATTTAAGCTATGTTTTTCAAATATTAAAAGAAATCCATATTCTCCGATAGTCAAAGTTAAGTCGAATAATTATATTGAAAATATATTAGCTAGAAAAAAGGCACATGATAGGGGATATAATGAAGCATTATTTTTAAATGTTTATGATAAAATTTGCGAAGGAACAGTTTCAAATATTTTTTTTATTAAGGATAAAGAGATATATACTCCTTCTTTAAAATGTGGTATTTTAGAGGGGATAGTAAGAGATAAAGTTATAGAAATAGTTCAAAATTTAAATATTAAAATTAATTTTGGTGAGTACGAAAAAGATATGTTATATGAGGCAGATGAAATCTTTTTAACTAATTCACTTATGGATATTATGCCTGTGTCAGAAATAGAAGGTAGAAAGATTAATTTGAAGAATAATAAAATTACGAGATTATTAATGAAAGAATTGCAAAATTTATATAGGTGA
- the folE gene encoding GTP cyclohydrolase I FolE, which translates to MDKERIERAVREILEAIGENPEREGLKDTPKRIARMYEEIFSGLNEDPGKHLEIYFQEEKHEELVLVKDIPFYSMCEHHLVPFFGKAHVGYLPKNGKLTGLSKLARVVETVARRPQLQERLTATIADILVDKLEPYGVIVVVEAEHMCMTMRGVKKPGSKTVTSAVRGLFNKDAKARAEAMALINFGR; encoded by the coding sequence GTGGATAAAGAGAGAATAGAAAGAGCTGTAAGAGAGATACTTGAAGCAATAGGCGAAAATCCTGAAAGAGAAGGATTAAAAGATACACCTAAGAGAATAGCTAGAATGTATGAAGAAATTTTTTCAGGATTAAATGAGGATCCGGGAAAACACCTTGAAATATATTTTCAAGAAGAAAAACATGAAGAATTAGTATTGGTTAAGGACATACCATTTTATTCTATGTGTGAACACCATTTAGTGCCGTTTTTTGGGAAAGCTCACGTAGGATATTTGCCTAAAAATGGGAAATTAACAGGTTTAAGTAAATTGGCAAGGGTAGTAGAAACAGTTGCAAGAAGACCGCAATTGCAGGAGAGATTAACAGCTACTATAGCAGATATTTTAGTGGACAAGCTAGAACCTTATGGTGTAATTGTAGTTGTTGAAGCTGAACATATGTGTATGACTATGAGAGGAGTTAAAAAACCGGGTTCTAAAACTGTTACATCAGCAGTTAGAGGACTTTTCAATAAAGATGCAAAAGCTAGGGCAGAAGCTATGGCATTAATTAATTTTGGAAGATAG
- the folP gene encoding dihydropteroate synthase: protein MGILNVTPDSFSDGGEFVDVEKAVNHAKKMVEDGADIIDIGGESTRPGAVEVDADEELRRVLPVVERLVKEVNVPISVDTYKAVVADKVLRAGAHIINDVWGLQRDKNMAFVVAKYGVPVIVMHNKNNTEYEKDIMEEISEFLKTSIDIALKAGIKKENIILDPGIGFGKTPEQNMLVMSRLGELNDLGYPILLGTSRKSMIGKILDLPAKERVEGTIATTVMGIIHGIDIIRVHDIKENLRAAKVTDAIVRGR, encoded by the coding sequence ATGGGAATATTGAATGTTACTCCTGATTCTTTTTCAGATGGTGGAGAGTTTGTAGATGTAGAAAAGGCAGTTAATCATGCTAAAAAAATGGTAGAAGATGGTGCTGATATAATAGATATAGGTGGTGAATCGACTAGGCCGGGAGCTGTAGAAGTTGATGCTGATGAAGAATTGAGAAGGGTTTTACCTGTTGTAGAGAGATTAGTAAAAGAAGTAAATGTGCCTATTTCAGTGGATACTTATAAAGCTGTTGTTGCTGATAAAGTATTAAGGGCAGGTGCACATATTATCAATGATGTATGGGGGCTACAAAGGGATAAAAATATGGCTTTTGTAGTAGCAAAATATGGTGTGCCGGTAATTGTTATGCATAATAAAAATAATACAGAGTATGAAAAAGATATTATGGAAGAAATAAGTGAATTTTTAAAGACTTCAATAGATATTGCATTAAAAGCTGGAATAAAGAAAGAAAATATTATTTTAGACCCGGGTATAGGATTTGGCAAAACTCCTGAGCAAAATATGCTTGTTATGTCTAGATTGGGAGAATTAAATGATTTAGGTTATCCTATACTACTTGGAACATCTAGAAAATCTATGATTGGAAAAATACTTGATTTACCAGCAAAAGAAAGAGTAGAGGGAACTATAGCTACTACTGTTATGGGAATAATTCATGGGATAGATATTATAAGAGTTCATGATATAAAAGAAAATTTAAGAGCAGCAAAGGTTACAGATGCAATTGTTAGGGGTAGATAA
- the folB gene encoding dihydroneopterin aldolase, whose product MDKIIMRNLAFYGYHGVLKEENILGQKFFIDIEIFCDLKRAGKTDDVADTVNYAEIYDKVKNIVTNKKFKLIEALAENIAQNILLEYKKVREVSVTIKKPEAPVNGIYDYFGVEIRRKRHG is encoded by the coding sequence ATGGATAAAATAATAATGAGAAATTTAGCATTTTATGGTTATCATGGTGTTTTAAAAGAGGAGAATATTCTTGGACAAAAATTTTTTATAGATATAGAAATATTTTGTGATTTAAAAAGAGCAGGAAAGACTGATGACGTAGCTGATACTGTAAATTATGCAGAAATATATGATAAAGTAAAAAATATAGTAACAAATAAAAAATTCAAGTTGATAGAAGCTTTAGCTGAAAATATTGCACAAAATATTTTATTGGAATATAAAAAGGTTCGAGAAGTTTCTGTTACTATAAAAAAACCTGAAGCACCTGTTAATGGGATTTATGATTACTTTGGAGTAGAGATAAGGAGAAAAAGGCATGGCTAG
- the folK gene encoding 2-amino-4-hydroxy-6-hydroxymethyldihydropteridine diphosphokinase — translation MARVFLSLGSNLGNKKENLDKAIDLLKKHDNINVIKISSYYETEPVGYTNQDYFLNIVIEIETALLPYDLFEYCSKIEQMLKRKRIIRWGPRTIDIDILLYDDLISNDEKLTIPHPRMTERAFVLVPLYEIAPDIKISGQHISLILKSLKKEGIRKIEYGR, via the coding sequence ATGGCTAGAGTATTTTTGAGTTTAGGAAGTAATTTGGGAAATAAGAAAGAAAACTTGGACAAAGCTATTGACCTTTTAAAAAAACATGATAATATTAATGTTATCAAAATATCATCTTATTATGAAACAGAGCCAGTAGGATATACTAATCAAGATTATTTTTTAAACATTGTAATAGAAATAGAAACTGCTCTTTTGCCTTACGACCTTTTTGAATATTGCAGTAAAATAGAGCAAATGCTAAAGAGAAAGAGAATTATAAGGTGGGGTCCGAGAACAATTGATATAGATATTTTACTTTATGATGATTTAATATCGAATGATGAAAAATTAACTATACCTCATCCAAGAATGACGGAAAGAGCATTTGTATTAGTGCCTCTTTATGAGATAGCTCCAGATATTAAAATAAGCGGACAACATATAAGTTTGATATTAAAAAGTTTAAAAAAAGAGGGAATAAGGAAGATAGAGTATGGAAGATAA
- the aroF gene encoding 3-deoxy-7-phosphoheptulonate synthase — translation MEDKIVLTGEKIIVKVGKLNIGENDSPILIAGPCAVESREQVLEIALRLKEIGVDILRGGVFKPRTSPYSFQGLGLKGLEYLREAGEKIGVPIITELMDEENLEAVAEYSDIIQIGSRNMYNYPLLKKVGQIDKPVLLKRGMSATIKEWVLAAEYIASCGNKNIILCERGIRTFQNYTRNTLDLAAVPIMQRETGLPIIVDPSHGTGIRELILPMSRAAVACGANGVMIEVHNNPKNALSDGFQSLTPDQYKEVVEALKEITN, via the coding sequence ATGGAAGATAAGATAGTGTTGACTGGAGAAAAAATTATAGTAAAGGTTGGCAAATTGAATATAGGAGAGAATGATAGTCCTATTTTAATTGCAGGACCATGTGCTGTTGAATCAAGAGAGCAGGTTTTAGAGATTGCTTTAAGGCTTAAAGAAATTGGTGTTGATATTTTAAGAGGTGGAGTATTTAAGCCGAGAACTAGTCCTTATTCTTTTCAGGGACTTGGATTAAAGGGATTGGAATATTTAAGAGAAGCTGGAGAAAAGATAGGTGTTCCTATCATAACAGAGCTGATGGACGAAGAAAATTTAGAGGCAGTTGCAGAATATAGCGATATAATTCAAATTGGTTCAAGAAATATGTATAATTATCCTCTTCTTAAAAAAGTAGGACAGATAGATAAGCCTGTTTTATTAAAAAGGGGAATGAGTGCAACTATAAAAGAATGGGTATTAGCTGCTGAATACATAGCGTCTTGTGGGAATAAAAATATAATACTATGTGAAAGAGGTATAAGGACTTTTCAGAATTATACGAGGAATACGTTGGATTTGGCAGCAGTACCTATTATGCAAAGGGAAACAGGTCTACCTATTATAGTAGACCCGAGTCATGGTACTGGAATTAGAGAGTTAATACTTCCTATGTCAAGAGCAGCTGTAGCTTGTGGTGCTAATGGAGTAATGATAGAAGTACATAACAATCCAAAGAATGCTTTAAGTGATGGTTTTCAGTCATTAACGCCAGACCAATATAAAGAAGTCGTTGAGGCATTAAAGGAAATTACAAACTAG
- a CDS encoding response regulator transcription factor has translation MSDIKILLVDDSKEILLLLKENFEREGYKVDTASDGQIAIDLFNKNKYHLVILDISMPKIDGIEVCRKIRTESNIPIILLTAKNEEIDKVIGLKIGADDYVTKPFGMKELLARVDAQLRRYLILNDKLYENKNTKILVFGDLKIDFARYTVYKGDKEINLTAKEFELLKFFATNPNQVFTKEQIFKEVWHDDYLKDDNTVMVHIRRLRKKIEIDSKNPRYIQTVWGVGYKFTGK, from the coding sequence GTGAGTGATATAAAAATTCTTTTAGTAGATGATTCTAAGGAAATATTGCTGCTTTTAAAGGAAAATTTTGAAAGAGAAGGATATAAAGTCGATACTGCTTCTGATGGACAGATTGCAATTGATTTGTTTAATAAAAATAAATATCATTTAGTAATATTAGATATTTCAATGCCTAAAATAGATGGTATAGAAGTTTGCAGAAAAATAAGAACTGAAAGTAATATTCCAATTATTTTATTAACTGCAAAGAATGAAGAAATTGATAAAGTTATTGGACTTAAAATAGGAGCAGATGATTATGTAACGAAACCATTTGGAATGAAGGAATTACTTGCTAGAGTAGATGCTCAACTTAGAAGATATTTAATACTAAATGATAAACTTTACGAAAATAAAAATACAAAGATTTTAGTTTTCGGGGATTTAAAAATTGATTTTGCAAGGTATACCGTATACAAAGGAGATAAGGAGATTAATTTAACTGCAAAAGAATTTGAGCTTTTAAAATTTTTTGCTACAAATCCAAATCAAGTATTTACAAAAGAACAGATTTTTAAGGAAGTATGGCATGATGATTATTTAAAAGATGATAATACAGTTATGGTCCATATTAGAAGGTTAAGAAAGAAAATAGAGATAGATTCTAAAAACCCTCGTTATATTCAGACTGTATGGGGAGTAGGTTATAAATTTACAGGTAAATAA